From Acidianus brierleyi:
TTTATAATTATAGGGAAAGAAATATATACTATAAATAAATACAGTTATAACGAATCATATATATTGGGAGGTATTAAAATAATATTTAACTCAAATTCTGCAATAAAAATATTAATATATGATTTTCCTTATACAATAATTGAGTTAAACGGTAAAGAAACTCATAACAATACATTAATTCTCTACCCAGGAGATAATACTCTTTACATTATATACTCCGATCAAAGCATAATACCATACTCTATATTTCTTAGTATAATGTCTTATATTGTCTTATCTATAGCTATAACTATTTATAAATTTAAAAACTATTTTTTAGCAAATAAAATCTTTAAATTAACGAAGAAGTCTTAAAATTATATTCTGTACCTTTAGGTAGAAACGAGTATCTAGAATTTTTCTTAATGGAGAATAATAAACGCGGAGTTTAATTATAGATAGAAACATTAGAATTATTATGTTAAAAATTTTAATGGAAATTTTACTGTACTTGTTATCATTCAGATAACTTGAAAAAAATTCCTTAATTCTGAATCCATTTCTAACGAAAGAATAGATTAAATTTACATCAATAAGATAGTCATTTATGATCAATTCATCCAATATTTTGAGTGCCTTATCCCTACGTAAAAGTTTAACTCCCGCTTGAAAGTCTTTAATTTTTATTAAACTAGGAAAGAACAATTTTACAATAATTCTAAAGGACTTGCTTAGTATGATCCTTAATTTTGGGGAATTAACAAATTTTCTATTAAGTATCAACAAGTCTGAATCTCTGCCAAGCTCGACTATCTTTTTAAGTTCGTTTACTGTTATAGGCATATCGGCGTCAAGTAACAATACAAATTCTCCCTTTGATTCGATTATTCCTTTTTTAATAGCTCCTCCTTTTCCTAACCTTTCCTTACTAACTATGAGATTTACTGGAAATTTTTTTACTATATCTGGTGTTTTATCATTTCCATCAAACACGACAACTATATCGACGTTCTTAAAGTACGAAGTTAAGGCTCTTAATGTTCTTTCTATCCTTTTCTCCTCATTGAATGCTGGAATAACTATTGAAAGCATTTTGATATTAATGTTTGAAAAAAGTTTTTAAGTATTCATAATCTCAAACTATGACCCTTTACGTCTTCTAAACTTTTTAGTTATACTATTACTTGTGATAGATCTTTAGATTAAAAATTAAAGACAAAAAATTAATTTAAAACTATAATACGCCATGATCCTTCTAAGCAGATAGGATAAGAGTTAGTTTCAGAATTTTGACTCACGTTTCTTTAACAATGAAGAAATTGTCGATATAAACTCGGAATTTTAATAATAATCTTCATGAATTCGAATTAATAGGGTTAGTGTTTGCAAATTAATGTTAGAAAATATGATTTGTATGTTTACTTCAATACTAAAATTCTCTATTTAATTCTTGTAGACTTTCTACGAAAATCCTTCGCAGTATTACGCAACGTTAAAAATAATTTAATGTAACATAATAGAAGTTAAATAATTTACTGTAAAGCCTAAAATACTATCATCTAAAATAGATAAAATTTATTTTATTGCATATTAGAATGAAAATATTTAAGTAAGAGAAATTTCCGTAAACTACTATTCCTGTTAAGAAAAATCAAATTTTTGAGATTTAATATAGATAGATTACAAAAACTCCTTTTTAAATCAAAAAATCTATAATATGATATTAATAAATTTAATAATAGAATAACTAAGTAGATCCATAAGATACTCCTTCTCCTACAACATCACTGTAATATAAATCAGCATAAGCGTATGTTAAATTAACAAAGGATGCCGAAGTAGAATAACTATACCCTGGAAAGAACCATGAATTTATACTCACATAGTCTGAGACCCAATTATAATACCAGAAAGATTGATTACATACTATTATACAACAGAACTCTACTCCTGTTATAATAATATACTGATAATATACAGGTATATTTCCACAATTTTTTGCAGTAACGTATACTTCGTTTCCACTACTCCAAACGTTTAATTTCTCATTAACGATAAGTGGTTTTAGCGGAGATTCTCCTATTACATATCCTTGAGTGTTACCAATTTTAGCGTAAAGTAAAGTTTTCTCTTCATAGCTAGGTATCTTTGTGACGTTCCAATAACAATTAGTGTAGTCGTTTATTTGAATTAGTGGAATTCCATTCGTAGAAACTATATCTTCAAGAGATACTGGGATAGAAGAATTTATAGTGTAAAAATTATAATAATTACCATTATAGTAAAGCATTGAAGGATTATAGTGTACGTAATCTCGAAGTATTAAGTTATTTTCTACATATTCTGTTGAATATATATCGGATTGAAAAACATAATATAAGAAATCTAAACTACCTAACATAACAATTATCATCAATATTCCGCCTAAGAGATATTTTATCATACTTCGAATTCAAAATTTATAAGATTCAGACGT
This genomic window contains:
- a CDS encoding glycosyltransferase, with translation MLSIVIPAFNEEKRIERTLRALTSYFKNVDIVVVFDGNDKTPDIVKKFPVNLIVSKERLGKGGAIKKGIIESKGEFVLLLDADMPITVNELKKIVELGRDSDLLILNRKFVNSPKLRIILSKSFRIIVKLFFPSLIKIKDFQAGVKLLRRDKALKILDELIINDYLIDVNLIYSFVRNGFRIKEFFSSYLNDNKYSKISIKIFNIIILMFLSIIKLRVYYSPLRKILDTRFYLKVQNIILRLLR